The following proteins are encoded in a genomic region of Mycolicibacterium rutilum:
- a CDS encoding cysteine hydrolase family protein, whose amino-acid sequence MSDTAVLVIDMMNTYRHPDADKLAPHVAEIIDPLSRLVDEARRRDDVDLIYVNDNYGDFTAEFSDIVRGALDGERPDLVKPIAPQSGCQVMTKVRHSAFYATSLAYLLTQLKPERVILTGQVTEQCILYTALDAYVRHFPVVVPPDAVAHIDPELSDAALTMMKSNMSAEITPAAECLR is encoded by the coding sequence ATGAGTGATACCGCTGTGCTGGTCATCGACATGATGAACACCTACCGGCATCCCGACGCCGACAAACTGGCCCCGCACGTCGCGGAGATCATCGATCCGCTCTCCCGCCTGGTCGACGAGGCGCGCCGCCGCGACGACGTTGACCTGATCTACGTCAACGACAACTACGGCGACTTCACCGCCGAGTTCAGCGACATCGTGCGCGGCGCGCTCGACGGGGAACGGCCCGACCTGGTCAAGCCGATCGCTCCGCAATCGGGCTGTCAGGTGATGACGAAGGTGCGCCACAGCGCGTTCTACGCCACCTCGCTGGCGTACCTGCTGACCCAGCTCAAGCCCGAGCGGGTGATCCTGACGGGGCAGGTCACCGAGCAGTGCATCCTCTACACCGCGCTCGACGCCTACGTCCGGCACTTCCCAGTGGTCGTGCCGCCCGACGCAGTCGCGCACATCGACCCCGAACTCAGCGACGCGGCGTTGACGATGATGAAGAGCAACATGAGCGCCGAGATCACGCCGGCAGCGGAATGCCTCAGATAA
- the proB gene encoding glutamate 5-kinase: MSPHRDAIRKARSVVVKIGTTALTAPSGVFDAGRLATLVEAIERRMKAGSDVVIVSSGAIAAGIEPLRLTKRPADLATKQAAASVGQVALVNAWSAAFARYERTVGQVLLTAHDISMRVQHTNAQRTLDRLRALHAVAIVNENDTVATNEIRFGDNDRLSALVAHLVGADALVLLSDIDGLYDSDPRKGNARFISEVSQPEDLDGVVAGRGSNLGTGGMASKLSSALLAADAGVPVLLAAAADAATALADASGGTVFAPRPERMSARRFWVRYAAEASGALTLDDGAVRAVVKQRRSLLPAGITAVSGRFYGGDVVELRSQDATMVARGVVAYDHGELATMLGRSTSELPAEMRRPAVHADDLVAV, encoded by the coding sequence GTGAGCCCGCATCGGGACGCGATCCGCAAGGCGCGCAGCGTCGTCGTCAAGATCGGCACCACCGCGCTGACCGCCCCCTCGGGAGTCTTCGACGCCGGCCGGCTGGCGACGCTCGTCGAGGCCATCGAGCGCCGCATGAAGGCCGGCTCCGACGTGGTGATCGTGTCGTCGGGTGCGATCGCCGCCGGTATCGAACCGCTGCGGCTGACCAAGCGGCCCGCCGACCTGGCCACCAAACAGGCCGCCGCCAGCGTCGGGCAGGTGGCGCTGGTCAACGCATGGAGCGCGGCGTTCGCGCGGTATGAGCGCACCGTCGGCCAGGTGCTGCTGACCGCGCACGACATCTCGATGCGGGTCCAGCACACCAACGCTCAACGCACGCTGGACCGGTTGCGGGCACTGCACGCGGTCGCGATCGTCAACGAGAACGACACCGTCGCCACCAATGAGATCCGCTTCGGTGACAACGACCGGCTTTCGGCGCTGGTCGCGCATCTGGTCGGCGCCGACGCGCTGGTGCTGCTGTCGGACATCGACGGGCTCTACGACTCGGATCCTCGAAAAGGCAACGCGCGCTTCATCTCAGAGGTGTCGCAGCCGGAGGATCTCGACGGTGTGGTGGCGGGCCGGGGCAGCAATCTGGGCACCGGCGGGATGGCGTCGAAGTTGTCGTCGGCGCTGCTGGCCGCCGATGCGGGCGTCCCGGTGCTGCTGGCCGCCGCCGCCGACGCGGCCACCGCGCTCGCGGACGCGTCGGGGGGCACGGTGTTCGCCCCCCGGCCCGAACGGATGTCGGCGCGCCGCTTCTGGGTGCGCTACGCCGCGGAGGCGTCCGGAGCGCTGACCCTCGATGACGGGGCGGTGCGCGCGGTGGTCAAGCAGCGGCGGTCGCTGTTGCCGGCCGGTATCACGGCGGTGTCGGGCCGGTTCTACGGCGGTGACGTGGTCGAGTTGCGCTCGCAGGACGCGACGATGGTCGCCCGCGGCGTGGTCGCCTACGACCACGGTGAGTTGGCCACCATGCTGGGTCGCTCGACATCGGAGCTGCCGGCGGAGATGCGCAGACCCGCCGTGCACGCCGACGACCTGGTCGCCGTCTGA
- the rplU gene encoding 50S ribosomal protein L21, whose protein sequence is MATYAIVKTGGKQYKVAVGDVVKVEKLDLEPGADVSLPVALVVDGAKVTSAAKDLEKVAVTGEVLEHTKGPKIRIHKFKNKTGYHKRQGHRQQLTVLKVTGIK, encoded by the coding sequence ATGGCGACGTACGCAATCGTCAAGACCGGCGGCAAGCAGTACAAGGTCGCCGTCGGCGACGTGGTCAAGGTCGAGAAGCTCGACCTCGAGCCGGGCGCCGACGTGTCGCTGCCCGTCGCGCTGGTCGTCGATGGGGCCAAGGTCACCTCGGCCGCCAAGGACCTGGAGAAGGTCGCGGTCACCGGTGAGGTCCTCGAGCACACCAAGGGCCCGAAGATCCGCATCCACAAGTTCAAGAACAAGACCGGCTATCACAAGCGGCAGGGTCACCGTCAGCAGCTGACGGTCCTCAAGGTCACCGGCATCAAGTAA
- a CDS encoding NAD-dependent protein deacetylase, with protein sequence MEAPELVELLRGRRLAVLTGAGMSTDSGIPDYRGPDSPPSNPMTIRQFTADAVFRQRYWARNHLGWRHMDATLPNAGHRALAALEAAGVISGLITQNVDLLHSKAGSHRVVNLHGTYAQVICLACGQTMSRAALAELLEAANPGFAAQAAEAVGGIAVAPDADAVVGDTTSFRVVECGDCGGMLKPDIVYFGESVPKERVAQAYSLVDGADALLVAGSSLTVYSGYRFVRHAAAARMPVAIINRGPTRGDDLSTVKVDTGCSEMLALLADELPEVAASA encoded by the coding sequence GTGGAAGCGCCCGAACTCGTCGAGCTGTTGCGTGGCCGTCGCCTGGCCGTGCTCACCGGCGCGGGGATGTCGACCGATTCCGGGATCCCGGACTACCGCGGGCCGGACTCCCCGCCGAGCAACCCGATGACGATCCGGCAGTTCACGGCGGATGCGGTCTTTCGGCAGCGCTACTGGGCGCGCAACCATCTGGGCTGGCGCCACATGGACGCGACGTTGCCCAACGCCGGGCACCGCGCGCTGGCCGCACTGGAGGCCGCCGGTGTCATCTCGGGATTGATCACCCAGAACGTCGACCTGCTGCACAGCAAGGCGGGTAGCCACCGCGTCGTCAACCTGCACGGCACCTACGCCCAGGTGATCTGCCTGGCCTGCGGGCAGACGATGTCCAGGGCGGCGCTGGCCGAACTGCTGGAGGCGGCGAATCCGGGCTTCGCCGCGCAGGCTGCTGAGGCGGTGGGCGGCATCGCGGTCGCGCCGGACGCCGACGCCGTCGTCGGCGACACCACGTCGTTCCGTGTCGTCGAGTGCGGTGACTGCGGCGGGATGCTCAAGCCCGACATCGTCTACTTCGGTGAGAGTGTCCCGAAGGAACGTGTGGCGCAGGCCTATTCATTGGTCGACGGGGCCGATGCGCTGCTGGTGGCGGGTTCGTCGCTGACGGTGTATTCCGGTTACCGGTTCGTGCGGCACGCCGCGGCAGCGCGGATGCCGGTCGCGATCATCAACCGCGGACCCACCCGCGGCGACGACCTGTCGACCGTGAAGGTCGACACCGGGTGTTCGGAGATGCTGGCGCTGTTGGCCGACGAGCTGCCCGAGGTCGCGGCATCGGCTTGA
- a CDS encoding NAD(+) synthase, translating into MDFYSAYRHGFVRVAACTHHTALADPRANAESVLRLAQACHDDNVALAVFPELTLSGYSIEDIVMQDALLDAVEDAVLDVVAASADLMPVLVVGAPLRYRHRIYNTAVVIHRGRLLGVAPKSYLPTYREFYERRQMAPGDDVRGSIRMGGADVPFGPDLLFTATDMPGFVLHVEVCEDMFVPIPPSASAALAGATVLANLSGSPITIGRSEDRCLLARSASARCLAAYVYAAAGEGESTTDLAWDGQTMIWENGECLAQSERFPKGERRSVADVDLELIRAERIRMGTFDDNRRHHGASTDEFRRVEFVLDPPTGDVGLLRHIERFPFVPSDAQRLEQDCYEAYSIQVSGLEQRLRALNYPKIVLGLSGGLDSTHALIVAARAMDREQRPRSDILAYTMPGFATGDRTKGNALRLAEALGVTFTELDIKSTAELMLKNMGHPFGRGEKVYDVTFENVQAGLRTDYLFRLANQHGGIVLGTGDLSELALGWSTYGVGDQMSHYNVNGGVPKTLIQHLIRWVIGSGQFDDTVNEVLQSVLDTEISPELVPAGEDEEIQSSESKVGPYVLQDFSLFQVLRFGFRPSKVAFLAWHAWSDAERGDWPPGYPHDKRPSYSLREIRHWLQVFAQRYYSFAQFKRSAVPNGPKVSHGGSLSPRGDWRAPSDMSARAWLDEIEREIPDE; encoded by the coding sequence ATGGATTTCTACTCGGCGTATCGGCACGGCTTCGTTCGCGTCGCCGCCTGCACGCACCACACGGCGCTGGCCGATCCCCGCGCGAACGCCGAATCCGTGCTGCGGCTGGCGCAGGCCTGCCACGACGACAACGTCGCGCTGGCGGTGTTCCCGGAGCTGACGCTGTCGGGGTACTCGATCGAGGACATCGTGATGCAGGACGCGCTGCTCGACGCGGTCGAGGACGCCGTGCTCGACGTCGTCGCCGCCTCGGCGGACCTGATGCCGGTGCTGGTGGTCGGCGCGCCGCTGCGCTACCGGCACCGGATCTACAACACGGCCGTGGTGATCCACCGCGGCCGGTTGCTCGGCGTCGCGCCGAAGTCCTACCTGCCGACCTACCGGGAGTTCTACGAGCGACGCCAGATGGCGCCGGGCGACGACGTGCGCGGCTCGATCCGGATGGGTGGCGCCGACGTGCCGTTCGGTCCCGACCTGCTGTTCACCGCCACCGACATGCCGGGCTTCGTGCTGCACGTCGAGGTGTGCGAGGACATGTTCGTGCCGATCCCACCGAGCGCATCGGCGGCGCTGGCCGGCGCGACGGTGCTGGCCAACCTGTCCGGCAGCCCGATCACCATCGGCCGGTCCGAGGACCGCTGCCTGCTGGCGCGGTCGGCGTCGGCGCGGTGCCTGGCCGCCTACGTGTACGCCGCGGCCGGCGAGGGGGAGTCGACGACCGACCTCGCCTGGGACGGGCAGACGATGATCTGGGAGAACGGCGAGTGCCTGGCGCAGTCGGAGCGGTTTCCGAAGGGGGAGCGGCGCTCGGTCGCCGATGTGGACCTGGAACTGATTCGCGCCGAACGCATCCGGATGGGCACGTTCGACGACAACCGCAGGCATCACGGCGCGAGCACCGACGAGTTCCGCCGGGTGGAGTTCGTCCTGGACCCGCCGACCGGAGATGTCGGGCTGCTGCGGCACATCGAGCGGTTCCCGTTCGTGCCGTCGGATGCGCAACGGCTGGAACAGGATTGCTACGAGGCCTACAGCATCCAGGTGTCCGGTCTCGAGCAGCGGTTGCGCGCCTTGAACTATCCCAAGATCGTGCTCGGGCTGTCCGGCGGCCTGGACTCCACGCACGCGCTGATCGTCGCGGCGCGCGCGATGGACCGCGAACAGCGGCCCCGCAGCGACATCCTCGCCTACACCATGCCCGGATTCGCCACCGGCGATCGGACCAAGGGCAACGCGCTGCGCCTGGCCGAGGCGCTGGGCGTGACGTTCACCGAACTCGACATCAAGTCCACCGCGGAGTTGATGCTCAAGAACATGGGCCACCCGTTCGGCCGCGGCGAGAAGGTCTACGACGTCACGTTCGAGAACGTGCAGGCCGGGTTGCGCACCGACTACCTGTTCCGGCTGGCCAACCAGCACGGCGGGATCGTGCTGGGCACCGGCGACCTGTCCGAACTGGCGCTCGGCTGGTCGACGTACGGCGTCGGCGACCAGATGTCGCACTACAACGTCAACGGCGGGGTGCCGAAGACGTTGATCCAGCACCTGATCCGCTGGGTGATCGGATCCGGTCAGTTCGACGACACGGTCAACGAGGTGCTGCAGTCGGTGCTCGACACCGAGATCTCCCCGGAGCTGGTGCCTGCCGGTGAGGACGAGGAGATCCAGAGCAGCGAGTCCAAGGTCGGACCGTATGTGCTGCAGGACTTCTCGTTGTTCCAGGTGCTGCGGTTCGGGTTCCGGCCGTCGAAGGTGGCGTTCTTGGCCTGGCATGCCTGGAGCGACGCCGAGCGCGGCGATTGGCCGCCGGGATACCCGCACGACAAGCGGCCGTCGTACTCGCTCAGGGAGATTCGGCACTGGCTGCAGGTGTTCGCGCAGCGGTACTACTCGTTCGCGCAGTTCAAGCGGTCGGCGGTGCCCAACGGGCCGAAGGTGTCGCACGGCGGGTCGCTGTCGCCGCGCGGCGACTGGCGGGCCCCGTCGGACATGTCCGCGCGCGCCTGGCTCGACGAGATCGAACGCGAGATCCCCGACGAGTGA
- a CDS encoding methyltransferase family protein: MIAPVLALTLFVVFAALGFGWRSWQQRRRTGSTGFKGISGTPLSAEWLAGVGFIAAMATAVVAPTLQLAGLVRPLVESSALLVAGVVIAVAGIAATLYAQVDMGESWRIGVDASETTTLVRRGVFGVVRNPIFTAMLVFGFGLMLITPNAVAVAGFLLLLATIEAQVRIVEEPYLLTTHGEDYRDYLATVGRFVPGVGRR, from the coding sequence ATGATCGCGCCCGTGCTCGCGTTGACGTTGTTCGTGGTGTTCGCCGCGCTCGGGTTCGGTTGGCGCAGTTGGCAACAGCGGCGCCGAACCGGCTCGACCGGGTTCAAGGGCATCAGTGGCACGCCGTTGTCCGCGGAGTGGCTGGCCGGCGTCGGGTTCATCGCGGCGATGGCGACGGCGGTGGTCGCGCCGACTCTGCAGCTCGCGGGACTGGTGCGGCCGCTGGTCGAGTCGTCGGCGTTGCTCGTCGCGGGTGTGGTGATCGCCGTCGCGGGGATCGCCGCCACGCTCTACGCGCAGGTCGACATGGGCGAGTCGTGGCGCATCGGCGTCGACGCCAGTGAGACGACGACGCTGGTGCGCCGCGGCGTCTTCGGCGTGGTCCGCAATCCGATCTTCACCGCGATGCTGGTGTTCGGCTTCGGTCTGATGCTGATCACCCCGAATGCCGTTGCCGTCGCGGGTTTTCTGCTGCTTCTCGCGACGATCGAGGCGCAGGTGCGCATCGTCGAGGAGCCCTATCTGCTCACCACGCACGGCGAGGACTACCGCGACTACCTGGCCACGGTCGGGCGGTTCGTGCCCGGCGTCGGACGGCGGTAG
- the rpmA gene encoding 50S ribosomal protein L27 has translation MAHKKGASSSRNGRDSAAQRLGVKRFGGQIVKAGEILVRQRGTHFHPGVNVGRGGDDTLFATAPGAVEFGTKRGRKTVSVVRPAPQEA, from the coding sequence ATGGCACACAAGAAGGGCGCTTCCAGCTCACGCAACGGTCGCGACTCAGCCGCTCAGCGGCTCGGCGTCAAGCGTTTCGGCGGCCAGATCGTCAAGGCCGGCGAGATCCTGGTCCGTCAGCGCGGTACCCACTTCCATCCCGGTGTCAATGTCGGCCGTGGCGGCGACGACACCCTGTTCGCCACCGCCCCCGGCGCCGTGGAGTTCGGCACCAAGCGCGGCCGCAAGACCGTCAGCGTGGTCCGGCCGGCGCCGCAGGAGGCCTGA
- a CDS encoding translation initiation factor IF-2 N-terminal domain-containing protein, giving the protein MAEDAPTEDLSEDSRHTEDAQPEKLRVHSLARALGTTSKRVLDALAALDGRARSAHSTVEEDEAERVRDALAEASDESAAPETPASEAEPAAAAPEPEATAPEVLFAAPEPTADSAPAEPERPASKDEQAADYLPLFVAPQPVTFDYDDDDDDSDDSQDDQDDDDQSERPSARRRRRGRRGRGRGRGEQNGDDSDADSDDSQDGEQDSDDSDDSDDDNGDDESNGTEGATRRRRRRRRRKSGSGDDSDSTGSPDDPPNTVVHEREPRKSSKADKAGQSGDGEIQGISGSTRLEAKRQRRRDGRDAGRRRPPILSEAEFLARREAVERMMVVRDKVRTEPPHEGARYTQIAVLEDGVVVEHFVTSAASASLVGNIYLGIVQNVLPSMEAAFVDIGRGRNGVLYAGEVNWEAAGLGGQNRKIEQALKPGDYVVVQVSKDPVGHKGARLTTQVSLAGRYLVYVPGASSTGISRKLPDTERQRLKEILREVVPPDAGVIIRTASEGVKEEDIRTDVERLAKRWTEIEAKAADITAKKAGAAVALYEEPDVLVKVIRDLFNEDFTGLTVSGDEAWETITGYVNAVAPELLPRLTKYEPASPDGPDVFAVHRIDEQLTKAMDRKVWLPSGGTLVIDRTEAMTVIDVNTGKFTGSGGNLEQTVTRNNLEAAEEIVRQLRLRDIGGIVVIDFIDMVLESNRDLVLRRLTEALARDRTRHQVSEVTSLGLVQLTRKRLGTGLVEAFSTSCTHCAGRGIVLHGDPVDSASGNGRKSDTGGGRRGKRGKRGAKAEDVPVAKVPPHPAGEHPMFKAMAAANGKHEDDEDGSDETGEAEDVKPAEEVGEADSEAIRDAVGEDLVDSDDDSDEDTDDEDFDDSDEDDEDEDEIDLDTDDDEDAIDDDIEVIGDDPDDDSDDDSDDDEDSDEDEDEDPAPPVVSGGRHRRRAAARPAGPPTHDA; this is encoded by the coding sequence GTGGCTGAAGATGCCCCTACCGAAGACCTTTCCGAAGACAGCCGACACACGGAGGATGCTCAGCCCGAGAAGCTGAGGGTGCACTCCCTGGCCAGGGCGTTGGGCACCACCAGCAAGCGGGTGCTCGATGCGCTGGCGGCGCTCGACGGCCGGGCGCGAAGCGCGCACTCGACCGTCGAGGAGGACGAGGCCGAGCGGGTGCGCGACGCGCTCGCCGAGGCGTCCGACGAGTCGGCAGCGCCCGAGACACCGGCCTCCGAGGCCGAACCCGCCGCTGCCGCACCCGAGCCTGAGGCCACTGCTCCCGAGGTGCTGTTCGCTGCGCCCGAGCCGACCGCGGACAGCGCCCCGGCCGAACCCGAGCGGCCGGCGTCGAAAGACGAACAGGCCGCCGACTACCTGCCGCTGTTCGTCGCGCCGCAGCCCGTCACGTTCGACTACGACGACGATGACGACGACAGCGACGACAGCCAGGACGACCAGGACGACGACGACCAGTCCGAGCGGCCGTCGGCTCGGCGTCGCCGCCGCGGCCGCCGTGGCCGGGGCCGCGGTCGTGGCGAGCAGAACGGCGACGACTCCGACGCCGACAGCGACGACAGCCAGGACGGCGAGCAGGACTCCGACGACAGCGACGACTCCGACGACGACAACGGCGACGACGAGTCGAACGGCACCGAGGGCGCGACCCGCCGCCGGCGCCGTCGTCGTCGCCGCAAGTCCGGATCCGGAGACGACAGCGACAGCACCGGCTCGCCCGACGACCCGCCCAACACGGTCGTGCACGAGCGCGAACCGCGGAAGTCCAGCAAGGCCGACAAGGCCGGGCAGAGCGGCGACGGGGAAATCCAGGGCATCAGCGGCTCGACGCGGCTGGAGGCCAAGCGTCAGCGCCGCCGCGACGGCCGCGACGCGGGCAGACGCCGGCCGCCGATCCTGAGCGAAGCCGAGTTCCTGGCCCGGCGTGAGGCCGTCGAGCGGATGATGGTCGTGCGCGACAAGGTGCGCACCGAACCCCCGCACGAAGGCGCCCGCTACACCCAGATCGCCGTCCTCGAAGACGGCGTCGTCGTCGAGCACTTCGTGACCTCGGCCGCCTCGGCGAGCCTGGTCGGCAACATCTACCTCGGCATCGTGCAGAACGTGCTGCCCTCGATGGAGGCCGCGTTCGTCGACATCGGCCGCGGCCGCAACGGCGTGCTCTACGCCGGTGAGGTCAACTGGGAGGCCGCGGGCCTCGGCGGGCAGAACCGCAAGATCGAGCAGGCCCTCAAACCCGGCGACTACGTCGTCGTGCAGGTCAGCAAGGACCCGGTCGGGCACAAGGGCGCGCGGTTGACGACGCAGGTGTCGCTGGCCGGCCGCTACCTGGTCTACGTGCCGGGCGCCTCGTCGACCGGGATCAGCCGCAAGCTGCCCGACACCGAACGCCAGCGGCTCAAGGAGATCCTGCGCGAGGTCGTCCCGCCCGATGCCGGGGTGATCATCCGCACCGCGTCCGAGGGCGTCAAAGAAGAAGACATCCGCACCGACGTCGAACGCCTGGCCAAGCGCTGGACCGAGATCGAGGCCAAGGCCGCCGACATCACCGCGAAGAAGGCCGGCGCGGCCGTCGCGCTCTACGAAGAGCCCGACGTGCTGGTCAAGGTGATCCGCGACCTGTTCAACGAAGACTTCACCGGGCTCACGGTATCTGGCGACGAAGCCTGGGAGACCATCACCGGTTACGTCAATGCCGTTGCGCCCGAACTGCTTCCGCGGCTGACCAAGTACGAGCCCGCGTCCCCGGACGGCCCCGACGTGTTCGCGGTGCACCGCATTGACGAGCAGCTGACCAAGGCGATGGACCGCAAGGTGTGGCTGCCGTCGGGCGGCACGCTGGTCATCGACCGCACCGAGGCGATGACGGTCATCGACGTCAACACCGGCAAGTTCACCGGCTCCGGCGGCAACCTCGAACAGACCGTCACCCGCAACAACCTGGAGGCGGCCGAGGAGATCGTGCGCCAGCTGCGGCTGCGTGACATCGGCGGCATCGTGGTCATCGACTTCATCGACATGGTGCTCGAATCCAACCGCGACCTGGTGCTGCGCCGGCTGACCGAGGCGCTGGCGCGCGACCGCACCCGCCATCAGGTGTCCGAGGTGACCTCGCTGGGCCTGGTGCAGCTGACGCGCAAGCGGCTCGGCACCGGACTGGTCGAGGCGTTCTCGACGTCGTGCACCCACTGCGCCGGACGCGGGATCGTGCTGCACGGCGATCCCGTGGACTCGGCGTCGGGCAACGGGCGCAAATCCGACACCGGTGGCGGACGCCGCGGCAAGCGCGGTAAACGCGGCGCCAAGGCCGAGGACGTCCCGGTGGCCAAGGTGCCCCCGCATCCGGCCGGTGAGCACCCGATGTTCAAGGCCATGGCCGCGGCCAACGGCAAGCACGAGGACGACGAGGACGGCTCCGACGAGACCGGCGAGGCCGAGGACGTCAAACCCGCCGAAGAGGTGGGAGAGGCCGATTCCGAGGCGATCCGCGACGCGGTGGGCGAGGACCTCGTCGACAGCGACGACGACTCCGACGAGGACACCGACGACGAGGACTTCGACGACTCCGACGAGGACGACGAAGACGAGGACGAGATCGACCTCGACACCGATGACGACGAAGACGCGATCGACGACGACATCGAGGTCATCGGCGACGACCCCGACGATGATTCAGACGACGACTCGGACGACGACGAGGACTCAGATGAGGACGAGGACGAGGATCCGGCACCGCCGGTGGTCTCGGGAGGTCGCCACCGCCGACGCGCGGCGGCACGACCCGCGGGCCCGCCGACACACGATGCCTGA
- the obgE gene encoding GTPase ObgE — MPRFVDRVVIHARAGNGGNGCASVHREKFKPLGGPDGGNGGRGGSVVLVVDPQVHTLLDFHFHPHVVAPSGKQGAGSNRDGAAGVDLEVKVPDGTVVLDENGRLLADLVGAGTRFEAAAGGRGGLGNAALASRARKAPGFALLGEKGEVRDLTLELKTVADVGLVGFPSAGKSSLVSVISAAKPKIADYPFTTLAPNLGVVSAGDNTFTVADVPGLIPGASEGRGLGLDFLRHIERCAVLAHVVDCATLEPGRDPISDIDALEAELAAYTPTLQGDTTLGDLAERPRAVVLNKIDVPDARELADFVRDEVARRYGWPVFEVSTVTREGLRQLTFALWDMVSAYRAAQPEVVPRRPVIRPVPVDESGFSVESDGQGGFVVRGVRPERWVNQTDFDNDEAVGYLGDRLARLGVEDELLRLGAKPGCAVTIGDMTFDWEPQTPAGVDVTLSGRGTDARLEQTDRVGAAERKAARRERRRPGGES; from the coding sequence ATGCCCCGCTTCGTCGACCGCGTCGTGATCCACGCGCGGGCCGGCAACGGCGGTAACGGCTGCGCCTCGGTACACCGCGAGAAGTTCAAACCACTCGGCGGTCCCGACGGCGGTAACGGCGGCCGCGGCGGCAGCGTGGTCCTCGTCGTCGACCCGCAGGTGCACACGCTGCTCGATTTCCACTTCCACCCGCACGTCGTGGCGCCGTCCGGCAAGCAGGGCGCCGGCAGCAACCGCGACGGCGCGGCAGGCGTCGACCTCGAGGTCAAGGTGCCCGACGGCACCGTCGTGCTCGACGAGAACGGCCGGCTGCTCGCCGACCTCGTCGGCGCGGGCACGCGGTTCGAGGCGGCCGCCGGTGGCCGCGGCGGTCTTGGCAACGCGGCGCTGGCGTCGCGCGCCCGCAAGGCTCCCGGCTTCGCGCTGCTCGGTGAAAAAGGTGAGGTCCGCGACCTGACCCTGGAACTGAAGACCGTCGCCGACGTCGGGCTGGTGGGGTTCCCGTCGGCGGGCAAGTCGTCGTTGGTGTCGGTGATCTCGGCGGCCAAACCGAAGATCGCCGACTATCCGTTCACCACGCTGGCCCCCAACCTCGGCGTCGTGTCGGCGGGTGACAACACCTTCACCGTCGCCGACGTGCCCGGCCTGATCCCCGGCGCGTCGGAAGGCCGCGGCCTCGGTCTCGATTTTCTGCGGCACATCGAACGCTGCGCGGTGCTCGCGCACGTGGTCGACTGCGCGACACTGGAACCCGGGCGCGACCCGATCTCGGACATCGACGCCCTGGAAGCCGAACTGGCCGCCTACACCCCGACGTTGCAGGGTGACACGACGCTGGGCGATCTGGCTGAACGCCCGCGCGCGGTGGTGCTCAACAAGATCGACGTGCCCGATGCCCGCGAGTTGGCCGACTTCGTCCGCGACGAGGTCGCCCGCCGCTACGGCTGGCCCGTCTTCGAGGTGTCCACGGTGACCCGGGAAGGGTTGCGGCAGTTGACGTTCGCGCTGTGGGACATGGTGTCGGCGTACCGCGCCGCGCAGCCGGAGGTGGTGCCGCGTCGGCCCGTCATCCGGCCGGTGCCCGTCGACGAGAGCGGGTTCTCCGTCGAGTCCGACGGTCAGGGCGGCTTTGTGGTGCGCGGCGTGCGGCCCGAACGATGGGTCAATCAAACCGATTTCGACAACGACGAGGCCGTCGGCTACCTCGGTGACCGGTTGGCCCGCCTCGGCGTCGAGGACGAGTTGCTGCGCCTGGGCGCCAAGCCGGGTTGCGCGGTGACGATCGGCGACATGACCTTCGACTGGGAGCCGCAGACCCCGGCGGGGGTGGACGTCACGCTGTCCGGGCGCGGCACCGACGCGCGGTTGGAACAGACCGACCGCGTCGGCGCGGCCGAGCGCAAGGCCGCGCGCCGCGAGAGGCGGCGCCCCGGCGGTGAGTCGTGA
- the ndk gene encoding nucleoside-diphosphate kinase yields the protein MTEPTERTLVLIKPDGVKRRLVGEILARIERKGLTFAELKLVTVSDDLARKHYAEHEDKPFFGSLLEFITSGPVVAAIVEGPRAVAAFRQIAGGTDPVEKATPGTIRGDLALITQDNLVHGSDSPESAAREIELWFPSK from the coding sequence GTGACTGAGCCGACTGAGCGCACCCTCGTTCTGATCAAGCCCGACGGCGTCAAACGGCGTCTCGTCGGCGAAATACTCGCCCGGATCGAGCGCAAAGGCCTGACCTTCGCCGAGCTGAAGCTCGTGACCGTCAGCGACGACCTGGCCCGCAAGCACTACGCCGAGCACGAAGACAAGCCGTTCTTCGGTTCGCTGCTGGAGTTCATCACCTCGGGGCCGGTCGTGGCCGCGATCGTGGAGGGCCCGCGCGCTGTTGCCGCGTTCCGTCAGATCGCCGGCGGCACCGATCCGGTGGAGAAGGCCACCCCGGGCACCATCCGCGGTGACCTGGCCCTGATCACCCAGGACAACCTCGTGCACGGCTCGGATTCGCCGGAGTCCGCGGCCCGCGAAATCGAGCTCTGGTTCCCCAGCAAGTAG